In Candidatus Persebacteraceae bacterium Df01, a genomic segment contains:
- a CDS encoding tripartite tricarboxylate transporter substrate binding protein codes for MKTYSFKKLAAAMAAVMLAVAPAAQAAYPERPIGVVVAYGAGGATDFQARIVTMMSAQEDYLGQPIYIINKPGAGGQKGWNAFVNKAKSDGYELSAYNVPHFIAQSIAFPGKVKYNIGNLEPIGNWGADPAVLIVPKDSPFNSAQELVDFAKKNPGKLTVNGAGKFVGHHIAFLQLARATDAKMTYIPHPKGGAGALKDVMGGQVKAGFNNLSDAFRSKDNLKILAIADLQRHDFLPDVPTFKEQGVDIDDSSVNFRGIMAPKGTPPEIIAYLAERVPLMFGNKKRVEKKMKSSGSPVRIMSREEVQAMWKERQVYLTDLLKDLVQ; via the coding sequence ATGAAAACGTATTCTTTCAAAAAACTGGCTGCCGCAATGGCGGCCGTTATGTTGGCTGTGGCGCCAGCTGCACAGGCGGCTTATCCTGAGCGGCCCATTGGCGTCGTGGTGGCTTATGGTGCTGGCGGCGCGACAGATTTTCAGGCGCGCATTGTCACTATGATGTCGGCACAGGAAGATTATCTCGGTCAGCCCATTTATATTATTAACAAGCCCGGTGCTGGCGGTCAAAAAGGTTGGAATGCTTTTGTTAACAAAGCCAAATCCGACGGTTATGAACTGTCCGCTTACAATGTTCCGCATTTTATTGCTCAATCCATCGCTTTTCCGGGTAAAGTCAAATACAATATTGGCAATCTAGAGCCGATTGGTAACTGGGGTGCCGATCCGGCAGTACTTATCGTACCTAAGGACAGCCCGTTTAACAGTGCACAAGAATTAGTTGATTTTGCCAAGAAGAATCCGGGCAAATTGACTGTTAACGGTGCCGGTAAATTTGTTGGGCATCATATCGCTTTTTTACAGCTGGCGCGAGCGACGGACGCTAAAATGACTTACATTCCCCATCCCAAAGGTGGTGCTGGTGCACTCAAAGATGTAATGGGAGGTCAGGTCAAGGCTGGATTTAATAATTTGTCCGATGCTTTTCGCTCCAAAGACAATCTCAAAATTCTTGCGATAGCTGATTTGCAGCGTCACGATTTTTTGCCTGATGTGCCGACATTTAAAGAGCAAGGCGTAGATATAGACGACTCCAGTGTGAATTTTCGCGGTATTATGGCGCCCAAGGGAACTCCACCGGAAATCATCGCTTATCTTGCCGAGCGAGTGCCATTGATGTTTGGTAACAAAAAGCGAGTGGAAAAGAAAATGAAATCCAGTGGATCACCTGTGCGAATTATGAGCCGCGAAGAAGTGCAAGCCATGTGGAAAGAACGCCAAGTATATTTAACAGACTTGCTCAAAGACTTAGTACAGTAA
- a CDS encoding AMP-binding protein: MSDEMSALMTAQQHTLQSLIDMRAEETPAQPFFLSLESGLCITYAQLRESLCGCGEALATVPRGETVGILAGNGWAVAQFLLAAPYHGRRAMLINLAAGRNNIIYTLTHSGCKLIFADADNIDALCDMVVAAGVEIMIVPVDRDRGIENNQPATLPPLVSREDDALLIYTSGTTGKPKGVLHTHGSLLAGGANTALAHRLTAADRALCVLPLCHINAQCVTVMAPLVSGGSVVVPHRFSVSRFWQWLEKMECTWFSVVPTIVSHLLHNVAPAISLPKLRFGRSASSALAPETHRQFEKRFGVNLYETMGLSETAAQILSNPMPPQQIKYGSPGIAFGNEVTVLDAKGQETPRNAEGEIAVRGDNVMRGYLNAPADTAAAFTADGWFCTGDLGRMDEDGFVFITGRRKELIIKGGENIAPREIDDALYQSAGVVEAAAFGCACKVYGQRVEAAVVLSSPQIHSEQELIDSCVHQVGAFKAPERVHFMESLPKGPSGKVQRLRLVDIIEEQLKK, translated from the coding sequence ATGAGTGACGAAATGTCAGCATTAATGACGGCTCAGCAGCACACGTTACAAAGCCTTATTGATATGCGTGCCGAGGAGACGCCAGCGCAACCATTTTTTTTGTCGTTGGAGAGCGGGCTTTGTATAACCTATGCTCAGTTGCGAGAGTCATTGTGCGGCTGTGGCGAGGCATTAGCAACTGTACCGCGGGGAGAGACGGTAGGAATCCTCGCCGGTAACGGTTGGGCGGTAGCGCAATTTTTATTAGCGGCACCGTATCACGGTCGGCGGGCGATGTTGATTAATTTGGCTGCTGGTAGAAACAATATTATTTACACGTTGACTCACAGTGGGTGCAAATTGATTTTTGCCGACGCCGACAATATTGACGCACTGTGCGATATGGTTGTTGCTGCTGGTGTGGAAATAATGATTGTGCCAGTGGATCGTGACCGAGGAATTGAAAATAATCAGCCCGCCACATTGCCACCACTAGTGTCGCGCGAGGATGATGCGCTGCTAATATACACCAGCGGCACCACTGGCAAGCCCAAAGGCGTATTGCACACGCACGGCAGTTTGCTTGCTGGTGGTGCCAACACCGCACTGGCGCATCGGCTTACCGCTGCTGACCGAGCATTGTGTGTGCTGCCGTTGTGCCATATTAATGCCCAGTGTGTGACTGTCATGGCACCGCTGGTTAGCGGTGGCAGCGTGGTGGTGCCACATCGGTTTAGTGTGAGTCGTTTTTGGCAGTGGTTGGAAAAAATGGAATGCACTTGGTTTAGTGTGGTGCCAACGATTGTGTCGCATTTGTTGCACAATGTCGCTCCGGCAATATCCTTACCCAAATTACGCTTTGGGCGTTCGGCGTCATCGGCGTTGGCACCAGAAACACACCGCCAATTTGAAAAGCGCTTTGGTGTTAACCTTTATGAAACAATGGGACTTAGCGAAACGGCAGCACAAATTTTATCTAATCCGATGCCACCACAGCAGATTAAATACGGATCGCCGGGAATTGCTTTTGGCAACGAAGTGACGGTTTTGGATGCTAAGGGGCAGGAGACACCGCGCAATGCGGAAGGCGAAATAGCCGTTCGTGGCGACAACGTGATGCGCGGCTACCTCAACGCGCCAGCAGATACAGCTGCCGCATTTACCGCTGATGGTTGGTTTTGTACCGGCGATTTAGGACGCATGGATGAGGATGGTTTTGTATTTATTACTGGTCGGCGTAAAGAGTTAATTATTAAAGGTGGTGAAAATATTGCTCCGCGCGAGATAGATGATGCGTTGTATCAGTCTGCCGGCGTGGTGGAGGCAGCAGCGTTTGGCTGTGCTTGTAAGGTGTACGGCCAGCGGGTGGAAGCCGCTGTAGTTTTGTCATCGCCGCAAATCCATAGCGAACAAGAACTTATTGATTCGTGTGTCCACCAAGTGGGTGCGTTTAAGGCACCGGAGCGGGTGCATTTTATGGAATCGTTGCCCAAGGGGCCGTCGGGTAAGGTGCAACGATTAAGATTGGTGGATATAATTGAAGAACAGTTGAAAAAATAA
- a CDS encoding DMT family transporter: MNSSISARMNSRVWAMLITLSVLWGGSFFFIGIAVSGLPPLTIAALRVSLAAITLWIVAFAMGLRLPSSMRTWWAFIVMGLLNNAIPFSLIIWGQMYIASGLASILNATTPLFTVVVAGILLADERLSAKKIAGVIIGFVGVVVMLDVATLIEGTNDNVIAQLAILVAALSYAFAGVYGRRFKTMGINPIIIASGQVTGSSLILIPLALLIERPLAGIMPDMAVCGAIVGLAVMSTALAYMLYFRILASAGATNLSLTTFLVPVSAIFLGSVFLEERLELIHFIGLFGIGVGLSLIDGRLWQKRT; the protein is encoded by the coding sequence ATGAATTCATCCATTAGCGCCAGAATGAACAGTCGTGTATGGGCAATGCTCATCACGTTGTCTGTTCTTTGGGGCGGTTCATTTTTCTTTATTGGCATTGCGGTGTCAGGGTTGCCGCCGTTGACAATTGCTGCTTTGCGAGTTTCGCTGGCTGCCATCACACTTTGGATTGTTGCATTCGCTATGGGCTTACGTCTGCCGAGCTCAATGCGCACGTGGTGGGCATTTATTGTTATGGGGCTTTTAAATAATGCTATCCCTTTTTCGCTGATTATCTGGGGGCAGATGTACATTGCTTCAGGGCTTGCTTCTATTTTGAACGCTACAACGCCGTTGTTTACTGTTGTTGTTGCTGGCATTTTGCTTGCTGATGAGCGACTATCGGCAAAAAAAATAGCAGGTGTGATTATTGGTTTTGTCGGTGTGGTGGTGATGTTAGATGTGGCGACGCTAATAGAGGGAACGAACGATAATGTCATCGCCCAGTTAGCCATACTTGTTGCGGCACTTTCTTATGCTTTTGCTGGCGTATACGGACGTCGGTTCAAAACGATGGGAATTAATCCCATCATTATTGCATCGGGACAAGTGACAGGAAGCTCACTGATATTAATTCCGTTGGCATTGCTTATTGAGCGTCCTCTTGCCGGAATTATGCCGGATATGGCGGTGTGTGGTGCCATTGTGGGGCTTGCCGTGATGTCAACCGCATTGGCATACATGTTATATTTTCGCATTCTGGCATCGGCAGGGGCGACAAATTTGTCGTTGACGACGTTTTTAGTTCCAGTGTCGGCGATTTTTCTCGGTTCAGTGTTTTTAGAAGAAAGACTGGAATTGATTCATTTTATAGGTTTGTTTGGTATTGGCGTTGGATTGTCGTTAATTGATGGGCGACTGTGGCAAAAGCGCACATGA
- a CDS encoding tripartite tricarboxylate transporter permease codes for MPEFLNYLGNVFAPFNFSILLLGTAGGLILGALPGLSPTMAVALLIPFTFHMEPTSGLILLGSVYTATVAGGAVSAILLKIPGAPANIATTLDGHQMARQGRAAQALQLSFLSSGVGGVLGVLVLIFFTPVLARWALNFGPSHLFWLAVLGVTVIASLATNSMIKGLAAGCIGLWISSIGYDGVHGVHRFSFTSHLDGGIHIIAALVGLFAIPQVIDMLVRSRGGGSGENMSKTVQPHSLLQAVRQVLSKPRTLTIGSIVGIVVGLVPGAGGQIAGLVAYDQSRKFSKTRETYGKGEPEGLIAAETANNAMVGPSLVPLLTLSVPGSPTAAVLLGGLLIHGIFPGPSLFTDYPEVSWTFINSLLVGQVLMVVLGLALARLAAKVIMLPEHYLAAAVVVLAVFGTYSVQHSYSDVLIMATLGGGMWFFEKYGFSAAPLVLGIVLGPIAEQNFVYGRTIAEAGDGILPYFFGGGLNIALVTLIILSVLGSAVLEMRARRKSSLVVA; via the coding sequence TTGCCAGAGTTTTTGAATTATCTAGGCAACGTTTTTGCACCGTTTAACTTTTCAATTTTACTTTTGGGAACCGCTGGTGGGTTGATTTTAGGCGCCTTGCCCGGTCTTAGTCCGACTATGGCGGTAGCACTTTTGATACCGTTTACTTTTCATATGGAACCAACCAGCGGGTTAATATTGCTGGGGTCGGTGTACACCGCTACGGTTGCTGGCGGTGCAGTCAGTGCTATTTTGCTCAAAATTCCTGGTGCCCCGGCTAACATTGCTACCACGTTAGACGGTCACCAGATGGCACGTCAGGGTCGCGCCGCGCAAGCTTTGCAATTAAGTTTTTTATCTTCTGGCGTGGGTGGTGTGTTGGGGGTTTTGGTGCTGATTTTTTTTACACCAGTGTTGGCACGGTGGGCGTTAAATTTCGGCCCCTCACATTTGTTTTGGCTTGCGGTATTGGGAGTGACTGTTATTGCCTCGCTGGCGACAAATTCTATGATTAAGGGGCTTGCCGCCGGTTGTATCGGTTTGTGGATTTCCTCAATCGGTTATGACGGGGTGCACGGTGTACACCGGTTTTCTTTTACTTCCCACTTGGACGGTGGCATTCACATCATCGCCGCGTTGGTGGGGCTGTTTGCCATCCCACAAGTTATTGACATGCTGGTGCGCAGTAGAGGTGGTGGTAGCGGTGAGAATATGAGTAAAACCGTACAACCGCATTCGTTGTTACAAGCCGTGCGGCAGGTGTTGAGTAAGCCGCGAACATTAACAATTGGCTCTATTGTGGGCATTGTTGTTGGGTTGGTGCCCGGAGCGGGTGGACAAATTGCTGGACTGGTGGCTTATGACCAATCGCGCAAATTTAGTAAAACACGGGAGACTTACGGCAAGGGCGAGCCAGAAGGGCTTATCGCTGCGGAAACCGCCAATAATGCTATGGTTGGACCATCGCTCGTGCCGTTGCTGACGCTGAGTGTTCCCGGCAGCCCCACTGCTGCCGTGCTGTTGGGAGGCTTGCTTATACACGGTATTTTCCCGGGGCCATCATTGTTCACCGATTATCCAGAGGTGTCTTGGACGTTTATTAATTCCCTGTTGGTTGGACAAGTGTTGATGGTTGTGTTGGGGTTGGCGCTTGCCCGGTTGGCGGCAAAAGTCATTATGCTGCCCGAACATTACCTAGCTGCCGCAGTGGTAGTGCTGGCGGTGTTTGGCACTTACAGTGTGCAACATTCATATTCAGACGTGCTCATTATGGCGACTTTGGGTGGCGGCATGTGGTTTTTTGAAAAATATGGTTTTAGTGCGGCCCCTTTAGTATTAGGCATTGTATTAGGCCCCATTGCCGAACAAAACTTTGTTTATGGACGCACCATCGCCGAAGCCGGCGATGGTATTTTGCCTTATTTCTTTGGCGGCGGATTAAATATTGCACTGGTGACTCTTATCATTTTGTCGGTGCTAGGTAGCGCTGTTTTGGAAATGCGTGCTCGGCGCAAATCATCATTGGTTGTGGCATGA
- a CDS encoding aldehyde dehydrogenase family protein, producing the protein MAVAPDGAVDSTIADIVARARRAQAVFATGSQADIDLACLAAARPLMRPEDNRRLCEMAVEETGIGNAADKMRKNMRKTLGLLNDIHGQSTVGVVRDDPAQGITEIARPVGVVAALTPSTNPVATPVNKTVNALKGGNAIVLAPPPAAARTGAALLELMRIELKRVGAPPDVVQMLLPPSKAATVALMRQADLVVVTGSQRNVRGAYASGTPAIGVGAGNVAVIVDETADVGQASARIRTSKIFDNSTSCSSENHLIIVASVYDAMMEALRREGGVLLDDSDKRQLQSQLWVNGALNRDLIARDMAVFADRAGLGATAEQAAFLMVEENGVGDAYPFSGEKLSLVLTLYKAADFSAAKVQAAALLAYQGAGHSLGIHTQTEARPLELGLELPACRIIVNQAHCFANGGNFDNGMPFSLSMGCGTWGGNSISDNLNFRHFINTVRVVRAIPAQEPTIEDIYSDYPD; encoded by the coding sequence ATGGCTGTCGCGCCGGATGGGGCGGTAGATTCAACTATCGCTGATATTGTCGCGCGCGCGCGACGCGCGCAAGCCGTATTTGCCACCGGCTCGCAAGCAGATATTGATTTAGCCTGTTTGGCTGCGGCGCGCCCTCTGATGCGTCCCGAGGATAATCGTCGGTTGTGTGAGATGGCGGTGGAGGAGACTGGAATCGGCAATGCCGCCGACAAAATGCGCAAAAATATGCGCAAGACGTTGGGATTGTTGAATGATATTCACGGACAGTCAACAGTCGGAGTAGTGCGTGATGATCCAGCCCAAGGAATTACAGAAATTGCTCGCCCTGTAGGCGTTGTGGCGGCACTGACGCCGTCCACTAACCCGGTGGCGACGCCGGTAAATAAAACTGTCAATGCTCTCAAAGGTGGTAATGCTATCGTGTTGGCTCCGCCGCCGGCTGCTGCTCGTACCGGTGCTGCATTGCTAGAACTTATGCGCATTGAATTGAAGCGCGTTGGCGCGCCGCCGGATGTGGTGCAAATGTTGCTGCCACCATCTAAAGCGGCGACGGTGGCACTCATGCGTCAAGCTGACTTGGTAGTGGTGACCGGTTCTCAGCGTAATGTGCGTGGCGCTTATGCTAGTGGCACGCCGGCAATTGGCGTAGGTGCCGGTAATGTGGCGGTAATCGTTGACGAAACTGCTGATGTTGGGCAAGCTTCCGCTCGTATCCGTACTTCTAAAATTTTTGATAATTCTACTTCCTGTTCATCGGAAAATCATTTGATAATTGTTGCCAGTGTGTACGACGCTATGATGGAAGCGTTGCGCCGTGAAGGCGGAGTATTATTGGATGACTCTGACAAGCGTCAATTGCAGTCGCAATTGTGGGTGAACGGCGCACTTAACCGTGATCTCATCGCCCGTGACATGGCGGTATTTGCCGATCGCGCCGGACTGGGAGCTACTGCCGAGCAAGCGGCATTTTTGATGGTGGAAGAAAATGGCGTGGGTGATGCTTATCCGTTTTCCGGTGAAAAATTGTCGCTGGTGCTGACTTTGTATAAAGCCGCTGACTTTTCAGCTGCCAAGGTGCAGGCGGCGGCGTTGCTGGCGTACCAAGGTGCCGGACATTCGTTGGGTATTCACACACAGACCGAGGCTCGACCACTAGAATTGGGATTAGAATTGCCGGCGTGTCGCATAATTGTTAATCAGGCACACTGTTTTGCTAATGGAGGTAATTTTGACAATGGAATGCCGTTTTCATTATCTATGGGTTGCGGCACTTGGGGAGGAAATTCTATTAGTGACAATCTTAATTTTCGCCACTTCATCAACACAGTGAGAGTGGTTCGCGCTATCCCTGCACAAGAGCCGACGATAGAAGATATTTATTCTGATTATCCAGATTAA
- a CDS encoding tripartite tricarboxylate transporter TctB family protein produces MNWRHGLAAASGDVAALLFALMAVWASFTADEPEAYVFPQLISILMLVFCGINFVRRAVTQFAGKPPLDAVLLKKIAPGAAVICVYILTAETVGFYLAAAVVFATLSLLYGAATHRKQVFIVTGAVVAVLYSLFSLLLRVQVPREFFL; encoded by the coding sequence ATGAACTGGCGGCATGGATTGGCAGCGGCAAGCGGTGATGTGGCCGCATTGCTGTTTGCGCTGATGGCGGTGTGGGCTTCGTTCACGGCGGACGAGCCTGAAGCTTATGTGTTTCCGCAGCTTATATCAATATTAATGCTGGTTTTTTGTGGAATTAATTTTGTTCGTCGCGCCGTTACACAATTTGCCGGCAAACCGCCGCTGGATGCAGTATTACTCAAAAAAATCGCGCCCGGCGCGGCTGTCATCTGTGTGTATATATTAACAGCAGAAACGGTAGGCTTTTATCTGGCGGCGGCGGTGGTGTTTGCGACATTGTCGTTGCTGTACGGTGCTGCAACGCATCGGAAACAAGTGTTTATTGTTACCGGCGCGGTGGTTGCTGTGCTGTATAGTTTATTTTCGTTGTTATTGCGAGTACAGGTTCCGCGGGAATTTTTCTTATAA
- the argE gene encoding acetylornithine deacetylase, with amino-acid sequence MTTHPRLPDAIQWLRELVAFDTIPSHNNINLVRYVETKLREININSTICPTNDGGKASLLATIGPTVDGGVVLSGHTDVVDTAGQQWATPPFELCESNGRLYARGSCDMKGFVACALAMAPVFSAATLSRPIHLAFSRDEETGCLGSADILALLKDSGMKPAAAIVGEPTHMKIIAGHKSGVSVKTIFHGVPAHSATPAAGISAIRFAARFITHLESLETDLRRRAPADSPFVPPHATVNTGVITGGTALNIIAARCEVNWHYRGMPSDKPEDFVAQVEDFLQNTLLPEMRASGHPATIENIVNSFEPALAPRPDSPAHQIAVKLTGNTDSDVVPFCTEAGHFQQDGISAVVIGPGDIAQAHKPDEYIEISQLAECLHFLDNLCTHLTT; translated from the coding sequence ATGACAACCCATCCCCGCCTGCCTGACGCTATACAATGGTTACGTGAGCTTGTGGCTTTTGACACTATCCCTTCGCACAACAACATTAATTTAGTGCGCTATGTGGAAACAAAATTGCGAGAAATTAATATTAATAGCACCATTTGCCCGACTAATGACGGCGGCAAAGCCAGCTTACTGGCAACCATCGGTCCCACTGTTGATGGCGGCGTAGTGCTTTCTGGCCATACTGACGTAGTGGACACAGCCGGGCAGCAATGGGCAACACCGCCGTTTGAATTATGTGAGAGCAACGGGCGGCTATATGCACGCGGCTCTTGTGATATGAAAGGTTTTGTCGCCTGTGCCTTAGCCATGGCACCGGTATTTTCTGCAGCGACACTGTCCCGTCCTATTCATTTGGCTTTTTCTCGGGATGAAGAAACCGGTTGCCTTGGCAGCGCAGATATACTAGCACTGCTCAAAGATAGTGGAATGAAGCCAGCGGCAGCTATCGTCGGCGAGCCAACACACATGAAAATAATTGCCGGTCACAAATCAGGAGTAAGCGTAAAAACCATTTTTCATGGCGTTCCCGCACACAGTGCCACGCCAGCAGCAGGTATAAGCGCTATTCGCTTTGCCGCACGCTTTATCACGCATTTAGAATCTTTAGAAACAGACTTGCGACGACGAGCTCCCGCAGATAGCCCTTTTGTACCGCCTCATGCTACTGTCAACACCGGTGTTATCACAGGTGGTACAGCACTCAATATTATTGCTGCCCGTTGCGAAGTCAACTGGCATTATCGCGGCATGCCCAGCGATAAACCAGAAGATTTTGTTGCCCAAGTTGAAGATTTTTTACAAAACACACTTTTGCCGGAAATGCGAGCAAGCGGACATCCAGCAACTATTGAAAATATCGTAAATTCATTTGAGCCAGCTTTGGCACCGCGTCCCGACTCCCCAGCACACCAAATAGCCGTTAAATTAACCGGCAACACCGATAGCGATGTGGTACCATTTTGCACCGAAGCCGGACACTTTCAACAAGACGGCATATCCGCCGTCGTTATTGGCCCCGGCGACATTGCACAAGCGCACAAGCCCGATGAATACATAGAAATATCCCAATTAGCAGAATGCCTTCACTTTTTGGACAATCTGTGTACGCACCTGACCACATAA